Below is a window of Metamycoplasma cloacale DNA.
CCCGCTCTTTCAAGTAATCTAGAATGTGCAAAGAATGTATCACCAGGGAATGCTTCTTTACCAACTGGTTTATTGGTTAATAAAGCAATTTCTCTAAAGATATTTGCATGGTTGGTTAAGTCATCAAAAACAATTAAGACATCATGAGTTTTAGATAAGTTTTCAGCATGTGCCATCGCAACATAAGGTGCCAGATATTGATCATATGGGTTATTGCCTTCTGCATTAACAATAATTGTGTAATTTAAAGCATTGTTATCTTTTAATGTTTGATATACGCTAGCAATTTGTGAATGTTGTTTTCCAATGCCCACATAAATACATTTAATGTTTTTAAATTTTTGGTTAATAATGGTATTTAAAGCGAGAAATGTTTTACCAGTTTTTCTATCACCAATGATTAATTCACGTTGTCCCTTACCAATTGGAATCAATAAATCCACTGACATATAACCTGTATTTAATTGTTCAGTTAATGGTTGATATTCAAGTAAATCATTTGGTTTATTAAAGATTTCTGATTCAGAATCTAGATATGTTAATTTTTCTTTATATTCAGGGAAAATCACTTCTCCGTTAATTGAAATAATTTTTCCAAAGAATTGTTCAGAAGTTTTGATTAAATTACTTTCTTTAACTTCAAATACTTCATTTCCAATGTAATATTCGTCTAACTTACCATTGGTTAAACAATAGGCTTTATCAACAGTAGCTGACACAACAAGCATTAAATTATTAATACTTGATTTTTTGATACTAAACAATTGATTTTGAGTGTAATTGTATTCACCTGATAATTCAACGATGTAATCGAATATAGCAGTAATTTTTGGTTTATTCATTATAAAATACCTCCAAGTATTAATAAAATTGTTGCTACTATCATTAATGTTGATGAAATACTATATGAAATGATAGTTTTGGTTTTTAAAGCTTTACTTTTTGTTTTTGCTTTAATAATGGTTAGAATAATTGCTGATATCAACAATATCAAACCAATTGTCATGAACGTTGCACCAAATATTTGTAAAGTTGTTTTATTAGTATTTGGTTGTCTAAATGGCGTTTTACTTAATGAAGCATAAGCTTCTTGATATTTTTGAATTTCACTTTCATTATCAATGTTTAGTTCTTTATTTTGAGTTAAATAACTTAAGAACTTAAATTGTGTCTGAATAGCGTTTAATTGTTTTAATACTTCGTTATAAGTGAATTCAACATTGTTAGTTATAGATGCTGAATATCCTTTGAAATAATCAATATTTAACAATAGTGATCTCATGGCTAATTCAAAATCGTTTAAATTCAATTTAGCTTTTTCAAAATTTGAAACCAATAGTGGTTCAATTGAACGAATGTAATCAAAATATTTGTAATATAGCTCTTTATATGAAGCTCCTAGATATACGAAATATTTTGTTTGGTTAATTTCTGAAGTAATTAAAGAACCTAAAAAGATTGATGCAATTTCTTTATAGAAATTACTATTAATATTAGCTTGTAAGTCGGGAGAAGTTATCTCGTTTGCATATTTAGCAATGATTCTATCTCTTTCATTGATAAACACTGGACTATTTACAATTCTAATTGCGTCAAACATCATATTAAATACGGCTGATGAAATAATATTATGTCCCAAATTTGTTAATAATACGTTCTCATCTAAACCTAATGCTTCATAGAATTTATAATAAATTCCTTTAATTACATTGCTAAATGCTTCTCTACCTAATAAGTATTTAGAAGCACGAGCATAGAATGTTTCATTTGATTCATTTGATAATCTAGCAAGTGTTAAAACGGGTTCTGTATATTCTTTGTTGTTTGCTGGTTTATTAACGTCATATAACGTTACAACTGCTTTATTTTCATCATTAATTGAGTTAACTATGTAATGAAATCTTGTGTTGATTGGGTTATCAAAGAAAAAATATGTTTCACTAGCATTTTCTCTATCAGCACTAATTGCTGTTTTTCAGTTAATTGGACCTGAATCAACTTGATTGTATCTCAAGATTGGATTTAATCTAGCAATGTTTTCTTTACCGATTTTTAGATTAAAATCAGGTGGATCAATTGGGTCGGTTGGAATAATTGGTGGTGTTTCTGGTTGAGGTTTTGGATCTGGTTTAGGTTTATTTGGATCCACATTGTTTTCTTGATTTTTACTTAAGTCAAATGCTGTATATCTTTTCTTAAACTTATCTTTAATATAATCATCTCAACTAGTAAAACCGTTAGGTATTTCTAAATCAGTTTTGTTTTCTTCTTTATTTCATAGAATTGATGTTTTATTAACTTCACCATCTAATACAGGATGATCGTCATTATGAGCAACAATCTCTTCAAAAGATAGATTTAAATCGTTAAAATAACTATCTACTTTATCGTTTAAATCTTTTAAATTAATTGTATTAACAACACCTTCTTCTTTAACATTAACTGATTCATTTTCACCATTTGCTATATTTGCATAGTCATATGGATCACCTAAAGCGACATTATCATATGATTTGCCATCAAAAACAACTTCACCTTTTTTGTAATGATCGTTTTTACTAATAATATGTGGATAGACAATGTGTATTCCGAAATTATCAGGATTTTCTATTATGGCATCACGATTTGTTTTCAAAAAGCTAGCAATTTTCCCATAATAAATACTTTTTGTTAATAATCTAGGAATATCCTCTTCTTTTGCGCCTTTTAGTAAATTAACACTATGATTGATTAATTTATCAACATTTTCATCAATGATTTTTCCTAGATTATCTTTAATCATTTGGTCAGTTGAAGCACCAAAGTTAGGAAAATCAGGATCTGGTGTTGTTGGTTTTTCTGGAGTTTCGCGTTCGGTTGTTTCACCACTAGCTGCTAAAGTGAAAACAGGAGCAACAATTGTAATTGGAGTTAAAAGACCAAATAAGATTTTTCGATTATTTTTCATCTTTGTCCTCCTGTTTTTCTAAATTGAAATAAACAATTGCCATTAATTCAAATAATTTAGATTCTAGAATTGTTAAATTAGTTCTACTTTCATTTGAAATATCAAGATCATTAATTGCTTTATAATACTTAATCTCACGTTTTAATTCACTCAATTTTCTTTTATTTTCAATAAATGATTGACTTTCATCGCTACTTTGTTTATAAATAGAAAATTTATCAGAAAATCTAATCACAATTTCATTGTTTAAATTTGAGATAAAAACGTTTTTTAATATGAAATACAAGGTTGTATTATCAGTTAATATAATTCTGAAAAAAACTTGTTTATAACTACCTAAAGAATGGGGTTTGAAGTTGTATCAAGTATCTTCTAAATCGTTGTTAATTTGAAGTTGAGAAATTTGATATTTCACCTTGATATTGTAATGAGAAATTAATAGTAATTCCATTATTCATTCTCCTTAGTATGTAAAATATCTTTTTTCTTGGTTAATAATGAAATTTGTTCAACTTCCAATTCTCTTTTTGCCCGTAATAAAGAAAGTTTTAAATGAGCCTCTCTATCTTCTAATTGGTTAATTTTCTTATTTTGTTCAACTAATTTATATTTCTCATTAATTAAAGCCGATTCAGATAATAATGTCAAAGTGATATAAGTTAGATATGAATGCATTTCGGCATCAACGAAACTATTTAAATTAGGTAGAATATTTAATTTATTAACATTAATTTCTTCAACAGGTGTACTTTTATAATGTTTAAAATCAAATGAAAAATCTTCCAAAGGTAAAACTGATAAATAATGTTGCTTAATTTTTGATGAGTTAATTAAGAAATTAATTCCATTTATTTTTTGAGATGTTGCAAAATGTTCAATAAAGCTTGGTAGATATCTTGTCAATTCTTCAACATTATTTTCTAAAGCTTTATAAACTATTTCATATTCGTTTTTTGTTGTAAAATCAATTGCTCTCTTACCAATTGCAATGATGAAATCTGAATTTTTACGGAACTTCTCTGTCAATATTTTTTCATGTTTACTATATGAGTTTGTTTCATATTGTTCAGTTTCAGTTATATATATTCATAAAATTTTGTGTTTGTTTTTTGATAGTTTAAAAACGTTTAACAAATTTTGTTTTCCCGTTATTAAAGGGTGATATATATCGTATTGTTTATCTAGTGATTCAATTAGATATTTAGATTCTTTGGCTCTTTGATAGTAGAAACTAATTTCTTTGGTTAATTTTAAGATATTTATTAATGTAATGTTTTTATTTGAAGAAATTATTTTTAAAAGGGATTGAGTGCTAGCGATTTTATTTTTAATATTTTTAATATTCATTGATTAATTTTGAATTAAATATTGATTTTGTTTTTTTATCGCCAGTAATCAGAATTGCTATATTAGGAACAATCTCTACATAAAAACCTTTTTGCAACAATTCATGAAATAAGTTATTATATTTAGTTTTAATTGACATTGAATTATTTGCGTCAAACACTGAATAACTCAATACATTACTGCTTTCTGATCATTTAATTTCAGGAATTAAATCAGTAAAACTAAATCTTTCATTTCTTGTAAAATGGATATTAAATTTTGAAAAATTTAGATCTTGTTTTTTATTGCAGGCGGCAGTTAATTCTTGAATGAATTTTTGATATTCATTATCTTGATTAGATAAATTATTTACTACTAAAAATTGATTGTTAAAAGCACCAAATGATACAAATGATGAACTATTAGCAATTTCTGTTCAATCATTAAATAATTGATTTTGAAAATTTTGTTGCTGTTGCATTAATTTTTTTAACTCTTTTGAATTATTTAATTTCATAAGTTGCCTCTTTTTCCTTTATTAAATGATTTCTATTTTTATAAACAATAATTGAAGAATGTAATCATTTAGAAACGATAAATAATAAATTAATTAGGATAATAAACATCGCAATAATTCCGAATATATCCACTATTTTGTATGGTGAAGGAATTGTGTGTAATGATGTGTTTTGATATTCAAGTAATTGAACATCATAGATTTGGAACACTAACATAATAACAAGTGCAATTCACACTAATGTTGTTGTTAGTAAAGTTGATTTCAAAATTTTTCTTCTTGAAAACACAAATAGCAAACAAAGAATAAAGCTAAATATAGTTCCAAATAAAATAGCCATTGTATTGTTTAGATTATCTATGTTAAAAATTCTTAATACAAATGATGAAATCAAAACAGATATTAAAGTAATTAAATATGTAAAGTTAATAACATGAACATGTTTGTTGAATACTTTCTTAACGTAAGCTATTGTTGCAAAAACAGCAGTTATGAAGATATCAATTGTTAATACTAAAATAAATGGTAAGTAATTTAGGTTTGATTGAGAAACACCAACCAATATCTTGTGTTCATAATTTAAGGTAAATGACTTAATTAAACC
It encodes the following:
- a CDS encoding MSC_0619 family F1-like ATPase alpha subunit: MNKPKITAIFDYIVELSGEYNYTQNQLFSIKKSSINNLMLVVSATVDKAYCLTNGKLDEYYIGNEVFEVKESNLIKTSEQFFGKIISINGEVIFPEYKEKLTYLDSESEIFNKPNDLLEYQPLTEQLNTGYMSVDLLIPIGKGQRELIIGDRKTGKTFLALNTIINQKFKNIKCIYVGIGKQHSQIASVYQTLKDNNALNYTIIVNAEGNNPYDQYLAPYVAMAHAENLSKTHDVLIVFDDLTNHANIFREIALLTNKPVGKEAFPGDTFFAHSRLLERAGKFKNRKSITALPILQTIENDITSLIASNVISITDGQLVTNTELFANNKLPAIDIELSVSRIGGGVQKSYISKVASEIGKIYKLYKHQTKLSSLKYDLNEETNSLINNGILVENMFNQQGISIYSEKTMYLTSKLIAWNILKDVSDVPRALKFVDLLIELDPLAKQSFTNLINQRSNNETMIKNYFAFVLNEYAKFKKYDWSLPVEQDFVALTEEALTKIDNAIGGK
- a CDS encoding MSC_0620 family F1-like ATPase-associated subunit, whose translation is MKNNRKILFGLLTPITIVAPVFTLAASGETTERETPEKPTTPDPDFPNFGASTDQMIKDNLGKIIDENVDKLINHSVNLLKGAKEEDIPRLLTKSIYYGKIASFLKTNRDAIIENPDNFGIHIVYPHIISKNDHYKKGEVVFDGKSYDNVALGDPYDYANIANGENESVNVKEEGVVNTINLKDLNDKVDSYFNDLNLSFEEIVAHNDDHPVLDGEVNKTSILWNKEENKTDLEIPNGFTSWDDYIKDKFKKRYTAFDLSKNQENNVDPNKPKPDPKPQPETPPIIPTDPIDPPDFNLKIGKENIARLNPILRYNQVDSGPINWKTAISADRENASETYFFFDNPINTRFHYIVNSINDENKAVVTLYDVNKPANNKEYTEPVLTLARLSNESNETFYARASKYLLGREAFSNVIKGIYYKFYEALGLDENVLLTNLGHNIISSAVFNMMFDAIRIVNSPVFINERDRIIAKYANEITSPDLQANINSNFYKEIASIFLGSLITSEINQTKYFVYLGASYKELYYKYFDYIRSIEPLLVSNFEKAKLNLNDFELAMRSLLLNIDYFKGYSASITNNVEFTYNEVLKQLNAIQTQFKFLSYLTQNKELNIDNESEIQKYQEAYASLSKTPFRQPNTNKTTLQIFGATFMTIGLILLISAIILTIIKAKTKSKALKTKTIISYSISSTLMIVATILLILGGIL
- a CDS encoding MSC_0621 family F1-like ATPase epsilon subunit, with translation MELLLISHYNIKVKYQISQLQINNDLEDTWYNFKPHSLGSYKQVFFRIILTDNTTLYFILKNVFISNLNNEIVIRFSDKFSIYKQSSDESQSFIENKRKLSELKREIKYYKAINDLDISNESRTNLTILESKLFELMAIVYFNLEKQEDKDEK
- a CDS encoding MSC_0622 family F1-like ATPase gamma subunit; translated protein: MNIKNIKNKIASTQSLLKIISSNKNITLINILKLTKEISFYYQRAKESKYLIESLDKQYDIYHPLITGKQNLLNVFKLSKNKHKILWIYITETEQYETNSYSKHEKILTEKFRKNSDFIIAIGKRAIDFTTKNEYEIVYKALENNVEELTRYLPSFIEHFATSQKINGINFLINSSKIKQHYLSVLPLEDFSFDFKHYKSTPVEEINVNKLNILPNLNSFVDAEMHSYLTYITLTLLSESALINEKYKLVEQNKKINQLEDREAHLKLSLLRAKRELEVEQISLLTKKKDILHTKENE
- a CDS encoding MSC_0623 family F1-like ATPase-associated protein, encoding MKLNNSKELKKLMQQQQNFQNQLFNDWTEIANSSSFVSFGAFNNQFLVVNNLSNQDNEYQKFIQELTAACNKKQDLNFSKFNIHFTRNERFSFTDLIPEIKWSESSNVLSYSVFDANNSMSIKTKYNNLFHELLQKGFYVEIVPNIAILITGDKKTKSIFNSKLINEY